The genome window TTTATGATAGGAGTGTGATCGAAGACTCAAAGGATTTAGCTGGTGTTTATATTAGTCAAATGGGAGAGACTGATGCCTCTCAAACTCCTCCAGCTACAGCTAAGAAGGTTCGAGCTACGTTTGTGCTGCGCCAAACCAACATCGAAGCACTCAAGAAGATGGTCTCAAACAAATTACCAAGACTATCACATCTATCATCGTTTACAGTGGCGTGTGGGTACGTGTGGAGTTGCTTAGCGAAAACTCAGAAGGAAATTGCTACCAATGAGGAGGATGAAGAAGAGCATTTAATAGTTGCAGTCAACTGTCGAGCTCGTCTGGATCCACCACTTCCAGAAACTTACTTTGGAAATTGCTTGACTATATGTTTTATAACTACAAAAAACTCTCAGCTAGTAGGGGGAGAAGGTGAAGGATTTCTCAGAGCAGCTGAACTGATTGGAGAGTCGATTCACAAAAAGCTAAATGAAGACGGGATCCTGAAAGGTGCAGAGATGTGGTATGAGGAATTCAAAGAAGTGAAGACAAAATGGAAACGGGAGCATATTTCAGGAATTGCAGGATCGCCTAAGTTCTACTTCTATGATATAGATTTCGGATGGGGAAAGCCCCAAAAATACGAATTTGTTTCAGAAAAATTGTCAATGTCAGGTCGTAGAGATGCCCATGGAGATATAGAATTTGGGCTGTGCCTAAAAGAGAATGAAATGGTGGCCTTCTCAGCAATCTTTGGGGAAGGGCTACACTGTACTGATGAACTATAGATCTTTGTAATGTTGTCTTGTTTCTCATGCACAATGAACTCTTTTTGGCACCCCATTAGAGTTTCTCTAAGAAACTATATGATCAAACTTTCGAATAGTAAGAAAATGAGTATATATTGTGCAACATACAAGCATTACCCCAGCGTGATCACTGTGCTTTCAAGTCTCAAGTCTTTAGTCTCACACTACCTGGTGTCCATGTCTCACAGTTGGCAGGTGATCTCACAACAccccaaaattttaattcaaacacCAACCTCCAAGCTTGACTgtgattataattttgaatcttAACTTCTAGTAGTTGGAAAGTTACTGTCGTTCTGTATCCTTAACCTTCGTCTTTGCTTATGAGAAATGCAAGACTTTGATTTTACGTTTCAAAGAAATGTCCAAGAGGACCAAGACCATTTTTCTGagaaaaaaactaattttttccCTAAAAAAAGTGATCATTAACCATCTTTTTGATGAATTACGATAATATATGATTACggaattataaatttgaattttcaaccACCTAAATGAAGAAATGGATAAAATACGGCTACTTATGTACACTTTACTCTACATTTACAAAGAAAGTTGAAGGCACATTCGTCGTGAATGAAGCTGATATTAAAGCACATTCATCATACCTCTGGATTTCTTATGCAAACAAAACCGTAACAgctaaaaatgaaagaaaagcaaacacacacacaagaaATCAATCCTATTTCTTTTCCTAATTTTTCACTCCAGACAGCCGCAGACAAGAAATTGCAAATATCGAAAATGTGTACATATTTAAAACGATTGAACTCACCACCCAAAGATGAGGACTAAAAACGCAACTATGAACTGTTTGAATCAACATAACTTATAACCCCCCTGAAATTATTCgtgatttatataatttacgGCTTCTCTTTGTTAATTTGCAGTAAAATACAATTGTTCAGTTTATGTAGACTCAAACACGCAACATTATTTTGATCAGCGGAATGCCAGACTACATAACTAAATGAAAATATGTGACAGATTGTAATCCGGCATGAGATGTGATCACATGACCCATGTGGCTTTTAGAGTGGGATTAGTTGGTAATAGTGGCATTAGAGCATCTCCTCCAATAACGTTGGTTATAATTGTTAGCTAAATTGgacttgtaaaatattatgtaaaatttgctgaacttgtaagaGCATCCCCAACGATGTTGGGTATAATCGTTGACTAAATGGGACCTgtaacctgtaagacattatgtaaaatttgctgaacctgtaagacattttgcttcaatggtattggctatattggttggctataatttaaaaatagtatattattaatattttagattgttaaaatagaatatatcagttcaatatgataataaatgatgtgcaatcttcttacagatttccaacagacctgtagaggttcgacaaatttagccatccataggaggttggctaaatttatagacaacaggtcactgtggttggagtgtgaatttttgaagtggttggctaaattttttatttttggcatgacaactcaccttttagctaaggggtcctcatggttggagatgctcttaccgAATTGTGgtgattattaaatttattgagGGGTGGGATTAAAAATGATTATGGTTATCCTTCATTCATGATCACCTCTAGTTTTGGACGAGGACAGCGTGTCAAACTACAAGACAAAGGATTACATACCATGTTCGAGCTCATCCTCGATTGACCTTCATTCTCGCAAGAGGTCTCTTCCCGGATGACCATTAGTTGTCCTTCATAATATTAAATACTTCTTAACAATGTTTAA of Daucus carota subsp. sativus chromosome 3, DH1 v3.0, whole genome shotgun sequence contains these proteins:
- the LOC108214187 gene encoding malonyl-coenzyme A:anthocyanin 3-O-glucoside-6''-O-malonyltransferase, producing the protein MSSKTHTVTVIEHCPVSPPPGSVAQTHMPLTFFDLLWLNFTPFSRLLFYNLNISTTDFTQKLVPHLKTSLSKALQHYFPLAGNLVTPTAYNPSARVSTRPAIRYLDGDSVILTVAEYDEDFIHLSGDQTRYFDQLSCLAPKLPPGHQEQSVEEGREVRVSPVLAIQVTCFPGQGVCVGFTSSHAVADGSTVFKFIQAWGLIAKNSSRNFSDDAVSMMLENTQLFSLPFYDRSVIEDSKDLAGVYISQMGETDASQTPPATAKKVRATFVLRQTNIEALKKMVSNKLPRLSHLSSFTVACGYVWSCLAKTQKEIATNEEDEEEHLIVAVNCRARLDPPLPETYFGNCLTICFITTKNSQLVGGEGEGFLRAAELIGESIHKKLNEDGILKGAEMWYEEFKEVKTKWKREHISGIAGSPKFYFYDIDFGWGKPQKYEFVSEKLSMSGRRDAHGDIEFGLCLKENEMVAFSAIFGEGLHCTDEL